The Plasmodium brasilianum strain Bolivian I chromosome 14, whole genome shotgun sequence genome contains a region encoding:
- a CDS encoding DEAD/DEAH box ATP-dependent RNA helicase: MNGQNKLDAVYTTFENCEHNNTPIEFSEKRILTNKEKRKLEYEERIRKKKEKHLKKVKKVITKSNITSLNGIKSNLIIDSTPFPHETGEQTNTILKKKDEPELDSTNNVNISNKKDLRDNLNESDKNHNREKYFREQPMEKEKNKYKKLCSMKNVSRKKLMKKLKFQLKESKEQEKEILFKKLQQYKLKLNHRNYMIPFNKTKNIDKNNKDLERLFQAYEEMKIDLPNNLKMIKRKLDKKKKKFLESKQKKELENNIQEEEEEEEEEKDERETKIKMGEKLNNYVQNENDVIYHSGQQDGNKKTVISDAEVVTVSNCSEGKTFLNLEDTFSDEISSDDGLIQQKDMQGDKNEEIEKRKENCKENYKDGIEIYENKRKVIYECVSVNRKENIEKMRLSLPVLGYEQEIIEAILNYDVVFINGDTGCGKSTQIPQFVYEHGFCSNNYLIGITEPRKIAVKSISNRLNEELNTDDISGYQIRFEKSNFLKNSKIKVMTEGILLKEIINDFILSKYSVIILDEAHERSINMDLILGLLSIICKIRKKNYFTHESDIIPIKVIIMSATINDSSFFENKIFENYTSINIPTEKVPVVDHFLSYTPKNYIEEAKKKIIQVHKKLPPGSILVFLTSQEEIYRLYNILSNLKISKESTENSNFYEFNAEKNYGLNDDTHLFDLSEEENNMNDKSSFFIRDTDENKEKKIIFLDSDDDESVCSTINALDITDQSVNYEQNSSEKKLENIITKQLSTWEDYPIEQEEQKYKACNKNKNQQSELYNEIEVHNLGTLKNGTIANCCGKSDIQKRNIVEDGDNDYREDRNCENDYKKGEEKDESRDEDQEEDEDRYEEQEEDDDSCEEKEEEDVSNEEQEEDDDGCKEHEKDHDKIIENEEKENSGTKQNEGSDGSGKLKIFKLYANLPMNEQMLLFNNPKDNERICILSTNIAETSITLPNIRYIVDCGKEKRKIYSTLNDYSYYIIDNISKSSSLQRKGRAGRILHLLKKNKKNKKKIEMEKGHVYKLYSSNYYNYFFKNHNDCPILNYPLDSLILYLLSFKIKNVENFPFINKPDKCKFEEAKKRLIYLNCIYFLYEDIKFLFKNVDDKVASRKSIENHIKIFNPEHKSGITLTGSFILSLPISTRYAKILTDVCLKSLAINQTSSIPLACLLVSCLYMESIFSYDYKLSVRFGKKEKKKKGNNSSNDIGNIGNVGSNDNYDNGRNKSNNINNNLMNIFFKKNNDEVNQDELSSCSSESSYCENTFSPENYDNNMNSNVLEDFKLKFDNDIDFYLNLCTSFYFADDKNNFCYIMHLDKKKMDELLKLSNYLIKIINVKLNTSINFDILEKAPSELSRRIIHYSVVQGFIDHFAIRSDLIRNDYTRNSNLSFNNKKAYFTQNMKSPVYINSTSVLYKNRPYPKYILYNYIMKNKKSYVMYDCLNINDSDLGKITNVCIYINGYEKIPPAKYDIQNDKIIVCVKPFYLPCSQYLPITTKELSENDFLFYNYLAFFILDGSMFPKMSNFKIFYSHSFNDIINCNHQNFKHFINALRSNKINNRAALISKWKTQNNFLKKEFLSLIERKFNKCNQRLINDFWPPLDSTKIGIGV; encoded by the exons atgaatggacaaaataaattagatgCTGTTTATACAACTTTTGAAAACTGTGAACATAATAACACGCCAATCGAATTTTctgaaaaaagaattttaacgaacaaagaaaagagaaaactAGAGTACGAGGAAAgaattaggaaaaaaaaagaaaaacatttaaaaaaagtaaaaaaggtAATTACAAAAAGCAATATAACGTCTTTAAATGGTATAAAAAGCAATTTAATTATTGATAGTACTCCTTTTCCGCATGAAACAGGCGAACAAACAAATACTATactaaagaaaaaagatgaaCCAGAATTAGATAGtacaaataatgtaaatataagtaataaaaaagatttaaGGGACAATTTAAACGAGTCTGACAAGAACCAtaatagagaaaaatattttcgtGAACAACCAAtggagaaggaaaaaaacaaatataaaaaattatgctcTATGAAAAATGTATCCAGAAAGAAattgatgaaaaaattaaaatttcaattaaaagaaagtaaggaacaagaaaaagaaattttatttaaaaaactcCAACAgtacaaattaaaattaaatcatCGAAATTATATGATTCCTTTTaacaaaacgaaaaatattgataaaaataataaagatttAGAAAGATTATTTCAGGCCTATGAGGAAATGAAAATAGATCTAcccaataatttaaaaatgataaaaagaaaattagacaagaaaaagaaaaagttttTAGAAAGtaaacagaaaaaagaattagaaAACAATATtcaagaagaagaagaagaagaagaagaagaaaaagatgaaagggaaacgaaaataaaaatgggggaaaaattaaataattatgttcaaaatgaaaatgatgtAATTTATCATAGTGGTCAACAAGATGGTAATAAGAAGACAGTTATAAGTGACGCTGAAGTAGTTACTGTAAGTAATTGTAGTGAAGGTAAAACTTTTCTTAATTTGGAAGATACATTTAGTGATGAAATCTCATCAGACGATGGATTAATCCAACAAAAAGATATGCAAGGTgacaaaaatgaagaaattgaaaaaagaaaagaaaactGCAAGGAAAATTACAAGGACGGaattgaaatatatgaaaataaaagaaaagttaTTTACGAATGTGTAAGTgtaaatagaaaagaaaatatagaaaagatGAGATTATCTTTGCCAGTTTTAGGATATGAACAGGAAATTATTGAAgcaattttaaattatgatgttgtttttataaatggaGATACTGGTTGTGGAAAATCTACACAAATTCCGCAATTCGTGTATGAACATGGTTTTTGCTCAAATAATTATCTTATTGGTATTACAGAACCAAGAAAAATAGCTGTTAAGAGTATTTCAAATAGATTGAATGAGGAGTTAAACACTGATGATATTTCTGGGTATCAAATAAGATTTGAAAAatcaaattttttgaaaaatagtaaaatcaAAGTTATGACTGAAGGTATTTTactaaaagaaattataaacgattttattttatcaaaatatagTGTTATCATTTTAGATGAAGCACATGAACGAAGTATAAACATGGATTTAATTTTAGGTCTCCTATCtataatttgtaaaattagaaaaaaaaattattttacgcATGAATCTGATATTATACCAATTAAAGTAATAATTATGTCTGCAACTATCAATGACAGTagcttttttgaaaataaaatttttgaaaattacaCTTCAATTAATATCCCAACGGAAAAAGTTCCTGTTGTCGATCACTTTCTTTCGTATActccaaaaaattatattgaagaagctaaaaaaaaaattatacaagtTCATAAAAAGTTACCACCTGGTAGTATACTAGTTTTCTTAACGAGTCAGGAAGAAATATATCGCTTATATAACATACttagtaatttaaaaatatcgaAAGAAAGTACAGAAAATAgcaatttttatgaatttaatgcagaaaaaaattatggttTAAATGATGATACACACTTGTTTGATTTAAGTGAAgaggaaaataatatgaatgaCAAATctagtttttttattagagATACAGAtgaaaacaaagaaaaaaaaattatatttttggacTCCGATGATGATGAAAGTGTGTGTAGCACCATTAACGCCTTAGATATAACTGATCAATCGGTAAATTATGAGCAAAAcagttcagaaaaaaaattagagaatataattacaaaacAATTATCAACATGGGAAGATTATCCAATTGAACaagaagaacaaaaatataaagcatgtaataaaaataaaaaccaACAGTCAGAACtttataatgaaatagaAGTACATAATTTGGGAACATTGAAAAATGGGACTATAGCTAATTGTTGTGGGAAAAGTGATATTCAGAAAAGGAACATTGTCGAAGATGGAGATAATGATTATCGTGAGGATCGAAATTGTGaaaatgattataaaaaaggggAAGAGAAAGACGAAAGTAGGGATGAAGATCAAGAGGAAGACGAAGATAGATATGAGGAGCAAGAGGAGGATGACGATAGTTGTGAAgagaaagaagaagaagacgTTAGCAATGAGGAGCAAGAAGAAGATGATGATGGCTGTAAAGAGCATGAGAAAGACCACGATAAAATTATTGAGaatgaagaaaaggaaaatagtGGTACAAAGCAGAATGAG GGAAGCGATGGATCaggtaaattaaaaattttcaagtTATATGCCAATTTACCTATGAATGAACAAAtgcttttatttaataaccCTAAAGATAATGAGCGAATTTGCATTTTAAGTACAAATATAGCGGAAACGTCCATTACTTTGCCTAACATTCGCTATATCGTGGATTGCGGAAAAgaaaagaggaaaatataCTCGACTCTAAATGATTACTCTTACTATATTATTGACAATATTAGTAAAAGTTCTTCACTTCAGAGAAAAGGAAGAGCCGGTAGAAtcttacatttattaaaaaaaaataaaaagaataaaaagaaaatagaaatggaaaaggggcatgtatataaattatattcttctaattattacaattattttttcaaaaatcaTAATGACTGTCCAATATTAAATTATCCCCTTgattctttaattttatacttattaagttttaaaataaaaaatgtggaaaattttccatttattaataaaccAGATAAGTGTAAATTTGAAGaggcaaaaaaaagattaatttatcttaattgtatttattttttatacgaAGATAtcaaatttctttttaaaaatgtagatGATAAAGTTGCTTCAAGAAAAAGTATTGaaaatcatataaaaatatttaatccAGAGCATAAAAGTGGAATTACGCTTACAGGTAGTTTTATCCTGTCTCTGCCAATAAGTACGAGATACGCTAAAATTTTAACGGATGTTTGCTTAAAATCTTTAGCTATAAATCAGACAAGTTCAATTCCTTTAGCTTGTCTCTTAGTATCTTGCTTATATATGGAATCGATTTTTTCATATGATTACAAGCTAAGTGTAAGATtcgggaaaaaagaaaaaaaaaagaagggcaataatagcagtaacGACATTGGAAACATTGGCAACGTTGGTAGTAATgataattatgataatgGCAGGaacaaaagtaataatattaataataatttaatgaatatattttttaaaaaaaataacgaCGAAGTTAACCAGGATGAACTGTCTAGCTGCAGCAGTGAAAGTTCCTACTGTGAAAACACATTTTCACCAGAAAATTACGACAACAACATGAATAGCAATGTTCTGGAagattttaaattaaaatttgataATGATATTGACTTTTATTTAAACCTATGcacttctttttattttgcagATGACAAGAATAATTTCTGTTACATTATGCAtttggataaaaaaaaaatggatgagTTACTTAAACTGtctaattatttaattaaaataattaacgtTAAACTTAATACGAGTATTAATTTcgatattttagaaaaagcCCCATCCGAATTATCAAGAAGAATAATACATTATTCAGTTGTTCAAGGATTTATAGATCATTTTGCAATTCGTTCTGATTTAATACGTAACGATTATACAAGAAATTCAAATTTAAgctttaataataaaaaggccTACTTTACCCAAAATATGAAATCTcctgtatatattaattccaCCTCGGTCTTGTATAAAAACAG GCCCTAcccaaaatatattttatataattatataatgaagaatAAAAAGTCATATGTTATGTATGATTgtctaaatataaatgattcagatttaggaaaaataacaaatgtcTGTATTTACATCAACggatatgaaaaaataccACCAGCGAAATATGATATTCagaatgataaaattattgtttgTGTAAAACCTTTTTATTTACCTTGTTCTCAATATTTGCCTATAACTACAAAGGAATTAAGTGAAAatgattttcttttttataattaccttgccttttttatattagatGGGTCAATGTTTCCGAAAATgtcaaattttaaaattttttattctcattCATTCAATGACATTATCAATTGTAACcatcaaaattttaaacattttataaatgcattaagaagtaacaaaataaataatag GGCTGCCTTAATAAGTAAGTGGAAAACGCAAAacaatttcttaaaaaaggaatttttgTCTTTGATTGAAAGGAAATTTAATAAGTGTAACCAACGCCTTATTAATGACTTCTGGCCTCCTTTAGATTCAACCAAAATAGGTATTGGTGTATAA
- a CDS encoding 40S ribosomal protein S7 — MVSVKNKILKSNPSDLEKEIAQCLVDIELSSSSDIKNDAKEIKLLSCELIEVEKIKKKTILIYIPYKIYVTYVRKIQRKLINELEKKTKKYVVLVAKRTILKAKQKTKSFKIIPRSRTLTSVYDSVLEDIVSPSEIIGKRISMKADGKRVFKVMLDSKERQRDNIEEKLISFAAVYKKITRRDTIFSLPPSNEK; from the exons atggtttcagttaaaaataaaatcctGAAAAGCAATCCGAGCGacttagaaaaagaaattgcaCAATGCTTGGTTGATATAGAATTATCTAGTTCGtcagatataaaaaatgatgcGAAAGAAATAAAGTTATTATCATGTGAATTAATAGaagttgaaaaaataaaaaaaaaaacaattttaatatatattccctataaaatatatgttacgTATGTAAGAAAAATACAGAGAAAACTGATCAATGAATTAGAAAAGAAAACCAAGAAATATGTTGTGTTAGTGGCTAAGAGGACCATATTAaaagcaaaacaaaaaacaaagtcCTTTAAAATCATACCAAGATCTAGAACTTTAACAAGTGTATATGATTCAGTTTTGGAAGATATTGTATCACCAAGCGAAATAATTGGAAAGAG AATAAGTATGAAAGCAGACGGGAAAAGAGTGTTCAAAGTAATGTTAGATTCAAAAGAAAGACAAAGAGATAACATTGAAGAAAAACTTATTAGTTTTGCAgctgtatataaaaaaattacaagaaGAGAtacaatattttctttacCTCCATCTAATGAAAAAtga
- a CDS encoding deoxyhypusine hydroxylase: protein MSGNNNRKISRVIKYENSSNKDFIRKYLVETRNEFIEKQMRALYECREIYKDDIDEIINILSYALENNDSALLRHEIAYVIGQISNEKCNDILIKLLNDKEENLMVRHEAAEGLAAIGSNSNIEIIRKFLEDEKIEVRETCELALSSLLEKNKYTVCSCANKDNRKEVLKNKKRNGEFVSKKYNTIDPVVFTLNNNKSVDELIEDLNNENIPLKLRYEALFKLRDLESDVSLNALGEVLIKDKASAIFRHEVAFVLGQVLSLNSLKYLMSSLTNIKEHEMVRHEVALALGSLGSLNINSQEYKNIQSVIISTLKTYSKDKCRVVSESCLVGLDYIAENLNIAFEIN, encoded by the coding sequence ATGTCAGGTAacaataatagaaaaataagcCGCGTAatcaaatatgaaaatagcAGTAATAAAGATTTCATTAGGAAGTATTTAGTAGAAACAAGAAACGAATTTATAGAAAAACAAATGAGAGCATTATATGAATGCCgggaaatatataaagatgatatagatgaaataataaatattctttcGTATGCAttagaaaataatgataGTGCACTTTTAAGACATGAAATTGCATATGTTATAGGACAAATAAGTAATGAGAAGTGTaatgatattttaattaaattattaaatgataaagaagaaaatttaatGGTTAGGCATGAAGCTGCTGAAGGGTTAGCTGCAATAGGTAGTAATTCAAATATTgaaattataagaaaatttttagaagatgaaaaaatagaagttCGAGAAACATGTGAATTAGCCCTAAGTTcgttattagaaaaaaataaatatacagtaTGTTCATGCGCTAATAAAGATAATAGGAAggaagttttaaaaaataaaaaacgaaatGGTGAATttgtttcaaaaaaatataatactataGATCCAGTTGTATTTAcattgaataataataaaagtgtTGATGAATTAATTGAAGACTTAAATAATGAGAATATTCCTTTAAAATTAAGATATGAAGCTTTATTTAAGTTAAGAGATTTAGAATCTGATGTATCTTTAAATGCATTAGGTGaagttttaataaaagataaagcATCAGCAATTTTTAGACATGAAGTTGCATTTGTGTTAGGTCAAGTATTGAGTTTAAACtctttgaaatatttaatgtcATCCTTGACAAATATCAAGGAACATGAAATGGTTAGACATGAAGTTGCGTTAGCTTTGGGATCTCTTGGCagcttaaatataaattcgcaagaatataaaaatattcagaGTGTTATTATAAGTACTTTAAAAACTTATTCAAAAGATAAATGCAGGGTTGTATCTGAAAGTTGTCTAGTTGGACTGGACTATATAGCAGAAAACTTAAACATTGcatttgaaataaattaa